A window of the Xenopus laevis strain J_2021 chromosome 9_10L, Xenopus_laevis_v10.1, whole genome shotgun sequence genome harbors these coding sequences:
- the LOC121398172 gene encoding transmembrane protein 81-like: MTSRMFLLFLFSILFISFVKSQDEKEVYKPELMDVQGMVDLEDKGPSAGFIVVESGECSVTCGNGVKMEKRCFVDTSGETSDCQKVMSPCSISVPCQLMTFQRKPGDEFAVDCMTEEEVKEQGEVNIYWKHAKGIITTDARVFRPLKLRSSILTFPSLQVENTGTYRCDAQRKADGLLAKQVYFGLKVINPEVFDLEFRKYVRNKKFLEDVPALETEDTEKVSPQPVNKLLIIVATGIGTGLLVGIVIWLLLLFLCRAKPQQPDLV, encoded by the coding sequence ATGACATCCAGAATGttcttgttgtttttgttttctattcttTTTATATCTTTTGTAAAATCACAGGATGAAAAGGAAGTCTATAAACCAGAGCTGATGGACGTCCAAGGCATGGTGGACCTCGAAGATAAAGGACCTTCTGCCGGATTTATAGTGGTTGAATCTGGGGAATGTAGTGTCACTTGTGGGAATGGAGTTAAGATGGAGAAGCGATGCTTTGTAGATACTTCAGGCGAGACCTCTGATTGCCAGAAAGTAATGTCGCCCTGTAGCATTAGCGTACCATGTCAACTGATGACATTTCAGCGTAAGCCTGGAGATGAATTTGCCGTAGATTGTATGACGGAAGAAGAGGTTAAGGAACAGGGAGAAGTAAATATCTATTGGAAGCATGCTAAAGGCATCATAACCACGGATGCTAGGGTTTTTCGTCCCTTAAAACTTCGGAGCAGCATCCTGACGTTTCCTTCCCTCCAAGTGGAAAATACTGGCACTTACCGTTGTGATGCACAAAGAAAGGCCGATGGACTTTTagcaaaacaagtttattttgGCCTCAAGGTGATTAACCCTGAGGTGTTTGATTTGGAATTCAGAAAATATGTCAGAAACAAGAAGTTTCTAGAGGATGTTCCAGCATTAGAGACAGAAGACACTGAGAAGGTCTCCCCCCAGCCAGTAAATAAACTGCTCATTATTGTTGCCACTGGCATTGGCACAGGACTTCTGGTGGGCATTGTTATCTGGCTGTTATTGCTGTTCTTGTGTAGAGCCAAACCCCAGCAGCCTGACTTAgtttaa
- the LOC121398176 gene encoding transmembrane protein 81-like: MTSRMFLLFLFSILFISFVKSQDEKEVYKPELMDVQGMVDLEDKGPSAGFIVVESGECSVTCGNGVKMEKRCFVDTSGETSDCQKVMSPCSISVPCQLMTFQRKPGDEFAVDCMTEEEVKEQGEVNIYWKHAKGIITTDARVFRPLKLRSSILTFPSLQVENTGTYRCDAQRKADGLLAKQVYFGLKVINPEVFDLEFRKYVRNKKFLEDVPALETEDTEKVSPQPVNKLLIIVATGIGTGLLVGIVIWLLLLFLCRAKPQQPDLV, translated from the coding sequence ATGACATCCAGAATGttcttgttgtttttgttttctattcttTTTATATCTTTTGTAAAATCACAGGATGAAAAGGAAGTCTATAAACCAGAGCTGATGGACGTCCAAGGCATGGTGGACCTCGAAGATAAAGGCCCTTCTGCCGGATTTATAGTGGTTGAATCTGGGGAATGTAGTGTCACTTGTGGGAATGGAGTTAAGATGGAGAAGCGATGCTTTGTAGATACTTCAGGCGAGACCTCTGATTGCCAGAAAGTAATGTCGCCCTGTAGCATTAGCGTACCATGTCAACTGATGACATTTCAGCGTAAGCCTGGAGATGAATTTGCCGTAGATTGTATGACGGAAGAAGAGGTTAAGGAACAGGGAGAAGTAAATATCTATTGGAAGCATGCTAAAGGCATCATAACCACGGATGCTAGGGTTTTTCGTCCCTTAAAACTTCGGAGCAGCATCCTGACGTTTCCTTCCCTCCAAGTGGAAAATACTGGCACTTACCGTTGTGATGCACAAAGAAAGGCCGATGGACTTTTagcaaaacaagtttattttgGCCTCAAGGTGATTAACCCTGAGGTGTTTGATTTGGAATTCAGAAAATATGTCAGAAACAAGAAGTTTCTAGAGGATGTTCCAGCATTAGAGACAGAAGACACTGAGAAGGTCTCCCCCCAGCCAGTAAATAAACTGCTCATTATTGTTGCCACTGGCATTGGCACAGGACTTCTGGTGGGCATTGTTATCTGGCTGTTATTGCTGTTCTTGTGTAGAGCCAAACCCCAGCAGCCTGACTTagtttaa
- the LOC121398168 gene encoding transmembrane protein 81-like gives MTSRMFLLFLFSILFISFVKSQEEKEVYKPELMDVQGMVDLEDKGPSAGFIVVESGECSVTCGNGVKMEKRCFVDTSGETSDCQKVMSPCSISVPCQLMTFQRKPGDEFAVDCMTEEEVKEQGEVNIYWKHAKGIITTDARVFRPLKLRSSILTFPSLQVENTGTYRCDAQRKADGLLAKQVYFGLKVINPEVFDLEFRKYVRNKKFLEDVPALETEDTEKVSPQPVNKLLIIVATGIGTGLLVGIVIWLLLLFLCRAKPQQPDLV, from the coding sequence ATGACATCCAGAATGttcttgttgtttttgttttctattcttTTTATATCTTTTGTAAAATCACAGGAAGAAAAGGAAGTCTATAAACCAGAGCTGATGGACGTCCAAGGCATGGTGGACCTCGAAGATAAAGGCCCTTCTGCCGGATTTATAGTGGTTGAATCTGGGGAATGTAGTGTCACTTGTGGGAATGGAGTTAAGATGGAGAAGCGATGCTTTGTAGATACTTCAGGCGAGACCTCTGATTGCCAGAAAGTAATGTCGCCCTGTAGCATTAGCGTACCATGTCAACTGATGACATTTCAGCGTAAGCCTGGAGATGAATTTGCCGTAGATTGTATGACGGAAGAAGAGGTTAAGGAACAGGGAGAAGTAAATATCTATTGGAAGCATGCTAAAGGCATCATAACCACGGATGCTAGGGTTTTTCGTCCCTTAAAACTTCGGAGCAGCATCCTGACGTTTCCTTCCCTCCAAGTGGAAAATACTGGCACTTACCGTTGTGACGCACAAAGAAAGGCCGATGGACTTTTagcaaaacaagtttattttgGCCTCAAGGTGATTAACCCTGAGGTGTTTGATTTGGAATTCAGAAAATATGTCAGAAACAAGAAGTTTCTAGAGGATGTTCCAGCATTAGAGACAGAAGACACTGAGAAGGTCTCCCCCCAGCCAGTAAATAAACTGCTCATTATTGTTGCCACTGGCATTGGCACAGGACTTCTGGTGGGCATTGTTATCTGGCTGTTATTGCTGTTCTTGTGTAGAGCCAAACCCCAGCAGCCTGACTTAgtttaa
- the LOC121398257 gene encoding transmembrane protein 81-like, whose protein sequence is MTSRMFLFLFSILFISFVKSQEEKEVYKPELMDVQGMVDLEDKGPSAGFIVVESGECSVTCGNGVKMEKRCFVDTSGETSDCQKVMSPCSISLPCQLMTFQRKPGDEFAVDCMTEEEVKEQGEVNIYWKHAKGIITTDARVFRPLKLRSSILMFPSLQVENTGTYRCDAQRKADGLLAKQVYFGLKVINPEVFDLEFRKYVRNKKFLEDVPALETEDTEKVSPQPVNKLLIIVATGIGTGLLVGIVIWLLLLFLCRAKPQQPDLV, encoded by the coding sequence ATGACATCCAGaatgttcttgtttttgttttctattcttTTTATATCTTTTGTAAAATCACAGGAAGAAAAGGAAGTCTATAAACCAGAGCTGATGGACGTCCAAGGCATGGTGGACCTCGAAGATAAAGGACCTTCTGCTGGATTTATAGTGGTTGAATCTGGGGAATGTAGTGTCACTTGTGGGAATGGAGTTAAGATGGAGAAGCGATGCTTTGTAGATACGTCAGGCGAGACCTCTGATTGCCAGAAAGTAATGTCGCCCTGTAGCATTAGCCTACCATGTCAACTGATGACATTTCAGCGTAAGCCTGGAGATGAATTTGCCGTAGATTGTATGACGGAAGAAGAGGTTAAGGAACAGGGAGAAGTAAATATCTATTGGAAGCATGCTAAAGGCATCATAACCACGGATGCTAGGGTTTTTCGTCCCTTAAAACTTCGGAGCAGCATCCTGATGTTTCCTTCCCTCCAAGTGGAAAATACTGGCACTTACCGTTGTGACGCACAAAGAAAGGCCGATGGACTTTTagcaaaacaagtttattttgGCCTCAAGGTGATTAACCCTGAGGTGTTTGATTTGGAATTCAGAAAATATGTCAGAAACAAGAAGTTTCTAGAGGATGTTCCGGCATTAGAGACAGAAGACACTGAGAAGGTCTCCCCCCAGCCAGTAAATAAACTGCTCATTATTGTTGCCACTGGCATTGGCACAGGACTTCTGGTGGGCATTGTTATCTGGCTGTTATTGCTGTTCTTGTGTAGAGCCAAACCCCAGCAGCCTGACTTAgtttaa